ATATTTCCTAAGTAGCTAATTTACCAGAATAAAATCTAATCAGCCGGAGCAATTCGCGTGGTGGGAATCTTTTCGGTGAAAATAATAGTCTTCCCGGAAAGCTCTTCCAACATGGGTCGTAAAATACGATGAGCATTCACTTCCGTTTCATCCAAAATTTCCGAGCCAGTAGCCGCATCGCGAATCTGGCGTTCGGCCTGACGGTACGCTCGGGAAATAAACTGATCGCGATTAGCAAATAAACCAGTTTCTACTGAATACAGACGGGTCTTCTCTAAATCCAGTTTATAATAGCAGAGTTCAGGTTCAGGCAGGTGCATCCACACGGTATCGCTCGTAATTTTAATATCAGTAGTACTGATTTTTAGAAGATCTAAGCAACCTACGGCTTCTCCTTGAGTGATGAGAATAGCCTTAGAGTCAGAATCCAGTTTGAAAATATTCAAAAATTCCGGGCTCAGCTCTTTCACTTCGGTTACTTCCTGAAAGCGATATTTCACTAGCTCCATTTTACCCAAAGCCTCAATTTCGGTAATCAGCATGGTTGTGACTTCGGCTTCAGATGGCTCGGGTACTACCGAAGTAGTCCAGTTTTGCCAGTGATATCCGATAAAAAACGGAATACCCAACAATAGAACCAGACCCATGAATCGTCGGACACGCATCAGCTTGAATTTTTTAATTTGCCTACGGCAGTAAAACGATTAAATACTGATTCGGTATGCGGAGCATCGCCTAATTCATGGGTCAAGTCCTGCCCCGCCCAATGCTCGTAGTGCTTCCCACTTTTCCACAGTCGCGATTTACTCACATCGTAAATTATTCCCTGGTAAGCACACCACACTTCCTCCCGATCTTGTCCGTTGCGGAGGGCTAGCTGTTGAGTGGTATATTCGCGTAGATTATTCACGGTATGGCATCTATTGCTCAAATTTCTGAAGTTTCAAGAATAATCAATTACTTTCACAATTATTGTGGTAAACTTCTGAAGTTTCGTAGTAATCGTGAAAACTGAGGCACCCTAATCTATGAATCTCAAAATTGAATACGGCGATGGGTATATCAATATCAACTGTGAACATCCAGTAGATGTACGGGGGATGGCGGGAAATCCTGAGGCGATAGCGTTGTCAGGGGGGATTATCGATGCTTTAGAGAATCCTATCAACTCTCCTTCATTACTGGAAATTGGTAAGCAGAAGATTGCTACGAATACTGATGCTTTGGCCGTGATTGTGGTGTCGGATAATACCCGTCCGGTACCCTACCGGGGCGAGCATGGTATCATGCGCTACATCATTCGTACTTTGCTGGAAGCGGGATTTACTCAACCGCAAATCACTATTATTATCGGGGCAGGTTCGCACCGGAATATGGAAGCAAATGAGATTGAAGTAATGCTGGGCTTGCAAGAATCGGGATTAGGTGAGGTGAAAGTTACCAACCATGAGTACGATAATGACGATCATCTGATTTATCTGGGAACCACTTCCCGAGGTTCGGAAGTAACGGTCAATCGGCAGTACTACGAAGCTAATTTGAAGATTGTAACCGGGTTGGTAGAAAGCCACTTTATGGCCGGAGCTTCGGGTGGGCGCAAGGGTATTTGCCCGGGTATTGTAGGGATTAAAACACTCAAGATATTTCACGGAGCCAAGTTTCTCAGCTCGGCTAAAGCAGCTGACTTAGTGCTGGAAGGCAATCCGCTTAATGATGAATCATTGGAGGTGGCGCAAATGGCGGGTTGCGATTTTTTGGTCAATACCACATTAGATGCCGACAAACGGATGACTGGAGTGTACACCGGTGATCTGGTAGAAGCTCATCAGGCAGCGGTACAAAAGATCCGGGAGTACGTAGTGGTTCCATTGGAGCAGCACTAC
This region of Tunicatimonas pelagia genomic DNA includes:
- a CDS encoding DUF4230 domain-containing protein, with product MRVRRFMGLVLLLGIPFFIGYHWQNWTTSVVPEPSEAEVTTMLITEIEALGKMELVKYRFQEVTEVKELSPEFLNIFKLDSDSKAILITQGEAVGCLDLLKISTTDIKITSDTVWMHLPEPELCYYKLDLEKTRLYSVETGLFANRDQFISRAYRQAERQIRDAATGSEILDETEVNAHRILRPMLEELSGKTIIFTEKIPTTRIAPAD
- a CDS encoding cytochrome b5 domain-containing protein, yielding MNNLREYTTQQLALRNGQDREEVWCAYQGIIYDVSKSRLWKSGKHYEHWAGQDLTHELGDAPHTESVFNRFTAVGKLKNSS
- the larA gene encoding nickel-dependent lactate racemase, whose translation is MNLKIEYGDGYININCEHPVDVRGMAGNPEAIALSGGIIDALENPINSPSLLEIGKQKIATNTDALAVIVVSDNTRPVPYRGEHGIMRYIIRTLLEAGFTQPQITIIIGAGSHRNMEANEIEVMLGLQESGLGEVKVTNHEYDNDDHLIYLGTTSRGSEVTVNRQYYEANLKIVTGLVESHFMAGASGGRKGICPGIVGIKTLKIFHGAKFLSSAKAADLVLEGNPLNDESLEVAQMAGCDFLVNTTLDADKRMTGVYTGDLVEAHQAAVQKIREYVVVPLEQHYDIVIIPAGFVGINHYQAGKAAIEAARAVKPGGQIIIIAKNTDTDPVGGKGYKQSLKLLAKHGKEEFLRMISDPQWEMIQEQWQVQMWSKVLTRIEQEDNLIYCALEIPDVEYEHLPGVPGWRLIDATDWQTLTDEQKIIRMTEAAIQRAIGSSNVSESSILLLKDGPYGIPEVAK